From a single Fulvivirga ulvae genomic region:
- a CDS encoding eCIS core domain-containing protein, producing MRDNLSQNQQFGQTSKLNQDNRNKDNHFPDSRQWNVGGTAAFNSSAHPVQQKTGDEEKDDDHSVQRKAGATSDVNANPITTGNLPDNIKTPMERSFGQSFSDVKVHQNSSKASDLGALAYTQGTDVHFAPGQFNPDSKSGLELIGHELTHVVQQKQGRVSPTVQAKGVMVNDDPQLEREADVMGNKAASGKSVGTFTQSANSKGSNIVQRYTDIPKSKQKSGEWNLGSSARVSDNGMAVTSNDYSHEAYAHKSLIDRSNNILKAKGSGIEISAGTKTIKGTPPEGGTIKTLHNVKPKIKASDSVSGTQNFWADCGRSSREVMGKTGTDTSPYGLYNKSTGGKGKTSRSKNPAVFRDEILVKAGLGSTPDEARKAYLKKSDKAREAFDKKYGINKYAAPGVGEAFVSRRDDKSTTKGFNFHWGGVIMVAGHDRITLENFAKSGTTYDTKDEDWYFETYGPASKKGQTFHEKNEGSVGEAGKNNTTMAASTQ from the coding sequence ATGAGAGATAACCTTTCGCAGAACCAACAGTTTGGGCAAACTTCAAAACTTAATCAGGATAACCGGAATAAGGATAACCATTTTCCTGATTCCAGGCAGTGGAATGTGGGAGGGACGGCTGCTTTTAATTCATCGGCTCACCCTGTTCAACAGAAAACAGGAGATGAGGAGAAGGATGATGATCACAGTGTGCAAAGAAAAGCAGGAGCCACCTCTGATGTTAATGCCAACCCCATCACTACAGGGAATTTGCCTGATAACATCAAAACTCCCATGGAAAGATCATTTGGACAGAGTTTTTCTGATGTGAAAGTTCATCAAAATTCGTCCAAGGCTTCTGATCTTGGTGCATTAGCCTATACGCAAGGTACTGATGTGCATTTTGCTCCGGGACAGTTTAATCCGGACAGCAAGTCGGGACTAGAGTTGATTGGGCATGAATTAACACATGTAGTACAACAGAAGCAGGGTAGGGTTAGTCCTACCGTCCAGGCCAAAGGCGTGATGGTGAACGATGACCCTCAGTTAGAGCGGGAGGCAGATGTGATGGGCAACAAGGCTGCAAGTGGCAAGTCAGTGGGTACGTTTACCCAAAGTGCAAACAGTAAGGGAAGCAATATTGTCCAAAGGTATACTGATATCCCCAAAAGCAAACAAAAGAGCGGAGAATGGAACCTGGGATCCAGCGCAAGGGTGAGTGACAATGGTATGGCGGTAACCAGCAATGATTATTCACACGAGGCCTATGCCCACAAAAGCTTGATTGATAGGTCCAATAATATTTTAAAGGCTAAAGGCTCGGGCATTGAGATATCAGCCGGTACAAAGACGATTAAAGGTACCCCGCCGGAAGGAGGAACTATTAAAACCTTGCACAACGTCAAACCAAAAATTAAGGCGTCGGACTCGGTCTCCGGAACCCAGAATTTTTGGGCAGATTGCGGTCGGTCTTCCCGGGAAGTCATGGGGAAGACAGGCACTGACACCTCCCCTTATGGTCTGTACAATAAGTCAACGGGAGGTAAGGGGAAAACCTCACGCAGTAAAAACCCTGCGGTATTCAGGGATGAAATTCTGGTAAAGGCAGGCTTGGGGAGTACTCCGGATGAGGCTAGAAAGGCTTACCTCAAAAAGAGTGATAAGGCCAGAGAGGCGTTTGATAAAAAATATGGTATCAATAAATATGCAGCCCCTGGTGTAGGGGAGGCTTTTGTTTCGAGAAGAGACGATAAATCTACAACGAAAGGCTTTAATTTTCATTGGGGCGGAGTGATCATGGTGGCCGGCCACGATAGGATCACCTTGGAAAATTTTGCGAAAAGTGGCACTACCTACGATACAAAGGATGAGGACTGGTATTTTGAGACTTATGGACCTGCTTCCAAAAAAGGGCAGACCTTTCATGAGAAAAACGAAGGAAGTGTGGGCGAGGCAGGAAAAAACAACACAACTATGGCTGCCTCAACTCAGTAG
- a CDS encoding alkaline phosphatase D family protein produces the protein MKKILLIFWLALFAAGLYAQSGSKLIPITRQSATGIEDYLDPALKPFYHGVASGDPLQDRVIIWTRVTPDEEGPVTVNWLVSSTPGMTDIVGSGSVTTDVSRDYTVKVDVSGLAPATTYYYYFTALGANSTVGRTRTAPSGNADQLRFAVVSCSNYQDGYFNAYERISERNDIDAVIHLGDYIYEYETGGFGQDELGRGHMPDNEIVTLMDYRIRYSYYRLDPQLRKVHKQLPFITIWDDHEFANNAWVGGAENHQEEEGDWETRKNNAYQAYFEWMPIRERSSAPNRVYRKINYGNLVDLILLDTRIEGREKQKDSLLGIKREATKNRDLQTARDYEEYLSDVLPASIRKNLTDEEYNYLIETLSKWAAENLSVADIKKLETREEFQQVQDLVIKSYKAEEEKPKADQRTAADRQLLGEEQFSWLENNLKTSNAKWKVVANQVLLMPLKGIPLTDTWDGYEDSRERLLSYIKDQKLQNVVFLTGDIHMTLASDLPTSFFSYTFNKKNSAAVEFVTPSITSSNLDEFIGISEGFLTWLVGLFNPHIKNTDLKQHGYFVLTVNSNKAQADWYYVDDVKTITTGQKNGESWYVKSGDTRLNKASSPMSATNGYGESAPEQAFSTSVKKQPVLLIGNYPNPADGQTTIHYVLAEESEVNVSIVDLQGNAVKDVLAGSRQAAGIYALQVGIDDLKPGIYLYEVSTRNQKVVRRMVVK, from the coding sequence ATGAAAAAAATTCTATTAATCTTCTGGCTTGCCCTTTTTGCGGCAGGCCTTTATGCCCAGTCAGGAAGCAAGTTGATCCCCATTACACGCCAATCAGCTACCGGTATCGAGGACTACCTTGATCCAGCCCTGAAACCGTTCTATCACGGAGTGGCATCAGGCGATCCACTACAGGACCGGGTGATCATCTGGACGCGTGTGACCCCTGATGAGGAGGGTCCGGTTACAGTAAACTGGCTCGTGTCTTCAACACCCGGCATGACAGACATCGTGGGTTCCGGATCAGTAACCACAGATGTGTCCAGGGACTACACCGTGAAGGTGGACGTTTCCGGGCTGGCACCGGCTACCACCTATTACTACTATTTCACCGCTCTGGGAGCCAACTCAACCGTAGGCCGCACACGTACTGCGCCTTCCGGCAATGCAGATCAGTTGCGCTTTGCAGTAGTCTCCTGCTCTAATTACCAGGATGGCTATTTCAATGCCTACGAACGTATCTCTGAGCGCAATGACATTGATGCGGTAATTCACCTTGGCGACTACATCTATGAGTATGAAACCGGTGGCTTTGGTCAGGATGAGTTAGGCAGAGGGCATATGCCCGATAATGAAATTGTAACCCTGATGGACTACAGGATCAGGTATTCATACTACCGCCTGGACCCTCAGCTCAGAAAGGTCCATAAACAACTGCCCTTCATCACCATTTGGGACGATCACGAGTTTGCTAATAATGCCTGGGTGGGTGGCGCAGAAAACCACCAGGAAGAAGAAGGTGACTGGGAAACCCGAAAAAACAATGCCTACCAGGCCTACTTTGAGTGGATGCCCATCAGAGAGCGGTCATCAGCACCTAACAGGGTCTACAGAAAGATCAACTATGGCAACCTTGTAGACCTGATTTTACTGGATACCAGAATCGAAGGCAGAGAGAAGCAAAAAGACAGCCTGCTGGGTATAAAAAGGGAAGCCACTAAAAACAGGGACCTGCAAACCGCCAGGGATTACGAAGAATATCTCTCTGATGTTTTACCTGCTTCCATCAGGAAGAACCTCACAGATGAAGAGTACAATTATCTGATAGAAACACTTTCTAAATGGGCGGCTGAAAACTTGTCAGTTGCTGATATCAAAAAGCTTGAGACGAGAGAAGAGTTTCAGCAGGTTCAGGATCTGGTGATCAAATCATACAAAGCCGAAGAGGAAAAGCCAAAGGCTGACCAGAGAACGGCGGCTGATCGTCAGCTTTTGGGCGAAGAGCAGTTTTCGTGGCTTGAAAACAACCTGAAAACTTCCAATGCCAAATGGAAGGTTGTAGCCAACCAGGTGCTGCTCATGCCTCTGAAAGGTATACCTTTGACTGACACCTGGGACGGATATGAAGACTCACGTGAGCGTCTGTTGAGTTATATTAAAGATCAAAAGCTGCAGAACGTTGTGTTTTTAACCGGCGATATCCATATGACGCTGGCTTCTGACCTGCCCACATCTTTCTTTAGCTATACCTTCAACAAGAAAAATTCTGCGGCAGTGGAGTTTGTTACTCCCAGTATTACCTCAAGCAATCTCGATGAGTTTATCGGCATCTCAGAAGGTTTCCTGACGTGGCTCGTAGGTTTGTTTAACCCTCACATCAAAAACACCGACCTGAAACAGCATGGTTACTTTGTGCTTACCGTAAATAGCAACAAAGCCCAGGCAGACTGGTATTATGTAGATGATGTTAAGACTATTACTACAGGGCAGAAAAACGGCGAAAGCTGGTATGTTAAGAGTGGGGATACCCGTCTAAACAAAGCCTCATCCCCCATGTCGGCAACGAATGGGTACGGAGAAAGTGCTCCTGAGCAGGCATTTTCTACATCAGTTAAAAAGCAGCCTGTTTTACTGATTGGAAACTATCCAAATCCGGCTGATGGACAAACTACAATCCACTATGTGTTGGCAGAAGAGTCAGAGGTTAATGTGTCAATTGTAGACCTTCAGGGCAATGCAGTAAAGGATGTTTTGGCCGGAAGCAGGCAAGCAGCAGGCATTTATGCCCTGCAAGTCGGTATAGATGATTTGAAGCCGGGCATTTATTTGTATGAAGTAAGTACCAGGAACCAGAAGGTGGTTAGACGAATGGTAGTAAAGTAA
- a CDS encoding bactofilin family protein, which translates to MFKNQKDDKVTQELVNSNNIIGKGSTFNGNIDTYGNLRVEGRIIGNVRSKSKIAVGQSAVIDGNILAQVAELEGEVKGSVEVTDVLILKPTCSISGDIIANKLVVEAGAKFDGQCKMGTAKNKVDFENKPDDDRKPPLKAAGNG; encoded by the coding sequence ATGTTTAAGAATCAGAAAGATGATAAAGTGACCCAGGAACTTGTTAATTCCAACAACATTATTGGCAAGGGGAGCACTTTTAACGGAAATATAGATACCTACGGCAATCTCAGGGTAGAGGGACGGATAATAGGCAATGTTCGCTCAAAATCTAAAATAGCCGTGGGGCAGTCAGCTGTTATTGATGGTAATATTCTGGCTCAGGTTGCCGAACTGGAGGGTGAGGTGAAAGGATCAGTGGAAGTAACTGATGTTCTTATTTTAAAGCCAACTTGTAGTATCTCGGGTGATATTATTGCTAACAAATTAGTGGTAGAAGCCGGGGCCAAATTTGACGGGCAATGTAAAATGGGAACAGCAAAAAATAAAGTTGATTTTGAAAACAAGCCTGATGATGACAGGAAACCGCCATTAAAAGCTGCAGGAAACGGCTAA
- a CDS encoding cation:proton antiporter — protein sequence MDKLNHSEVINLLIQLGVILSFARLMAELARKFNQPAVVGEILAGIILGPTILGNVNPEIFAMLFPTTGASAVVLDGFVQIAVVLLLFIAGLEVDLHIVWQQGKQALSVSMMSLIVPFVAGFIITWFFPDLFGYTEEGKKLVFAMFIGTMMAITALPVVARVLMDLEIFKTRMGMLIIASAMIIDLLGWIIFTVILNMMGNASETLSLGRTIWISIGFTILMLTAGKGLINKALPWINKRLAWPGGLLSLSLALCFLAAAFTEYVGIHSIFGAFIMGVALGDSKHLSERAKEIIHQFINNIFAPLFFVSIGLGIDFISSFNLQIVLVLLVSAFIFKIFGATLGARMGGLSKYDAFAVGFGMNTHGTLEVILAAIALQAGLITDEIFVAILVLVVASILASAPLMKYCLQLDTSKKKDSLNG from the coding sequence ATGGATAAGCTTAACCATAGCGAAGTTATCAATTTACTTATACAACTAGGGGTCATACTTAGTTTTGCAAGGCTTATGGCTGAGCTTGCGCGTAAGTTTAACCAGCCCGCTGTAGTTGGTGAGATCCTTGCCGGAATTATACTGGGCCCCACCATACTGGGCAATGTAAATCCTGAAATTTTTGCTATGCTTTTCCCTACCACCGGCGCATCGGCGGTCGTTTTGGATGGCTTTGTACAAATCGCAGTGGTACTGTTGTTATTCATAGCCGGCCTGGAAGTTGATCTCCATATCGTCTGGCAACAGGGTAAGCAAGCTCTTTCGGTGAGCATGATGTCGCTGATAGTGCCGTTTGTAGCCGGTTTTATTATTACCTGGTTCTTTCCTGATCTTTTTGGCTACACGGAAGAAGGAAAAAAGCTGGTTTTTGCCATGTTTATCGGCACCATGATGGCTATTACAGCTTTGCCGGTGGTAGCAAGGGTTTTGATGGATTTGGAAATATTTAAAACCCGTATGGGCATGCTCATTATTGCTTCGGCTATGATCATCGACCTTCTTGGCTGGATCATTTTTACGGTTATTCTAAATATGATGGGCAATGCTTCGGAAACACTCAGCCTTGGACGCACTATCTGGATCTCCATTGGTTTTACTATATTAATGCTTACAGCCGGTAAGGGGTTAATCAACAAAGCATTACCCTGGATTAATAAAAGACTGGCATGGCCCGGTGGACTTCTCTCCCTTTCCCTGGCTCTGTGCTTTCTCGCCGCAGCCTTCACGGAGTACGTAGGTATACATAGTATTTTCGGCGCATTTATTATGGGTGTAGCCCTTGGAGACTCCAAGCATCTGTCGGAACGGGCCAAAGAGATTATCCATCAGTTTATCAACAACATTTTCGCTCCTCTATTTTTTGTATCCATAGGCCTTGGTATTGATTTTATATCCAGCTTTAACTTACAAATTGTACTGGTACTGCTGGTCTCTGCGTTCATTTTTAAAATCTTCGGGGCCACACTTGGAGCCAGAATGGGTGGCCTTTCTAAATACGATGCTTTTGCGGTTGGCTTTGGTATGAATACACATGGAACACTGGAAGTAATACTGGCAGCAATTGCCTTACAGGCCGGTTTAATTACTGATGAAATATTTGTCGCCATACTGGTGCTGGTTGTGGCTTCAATACTGGCCTCGGCTCCTTTGATGAAATATTGCCTGCAGCTTGATACCTCAAAGAAAAAGGATTCGCTTAACGGCTAA
- a CDS encoding universal stress protein encodes MFHKIAIAIAFSPRLQTLLAEAKRTQELFNAELLLIHVGTHTDKDDQFMQESLRQAELNNDRVHVVWESGNPATEILAACRREQVDLLVAGALKKEDFITYYLGSVARKILRKADCSVLMITEPSAESNPFERIVVHAENSPYAIDAIKAGVYVGKLQKAKQLHIVREIKLYGLAMSVSGELTENELSETRRNMVNDEIQNVEKILADMDTEGLKINVKVMSGKSGFELAKFCARVDADLLVVGSPHRKLGIFDRMFPHDLEYIFADLPCDLLILHPRKK; translated from the coding sequence ATGTTCCACAAAATAGCCATAGCGATAGCTTTCTCTCCGAGGCTTCAGACCTTGCTCGCCGAGGCAAAGCGAACCCAGGAGCTATTTAACGCTGAATTGCTGCTTATCCACGTGGGGACACATACGGATAAGGACGATCAGTTTATGCAGGAAAGCCTGCGCCAGGCCGAACTGAACAACGATCGTGTGCATGTGGTATGGGAGTCGGGAAACCCTGCAACGGAAATACTTGCCGCCTGCCGCCGTGAACAGGTAGACCTCCTGGTGGCCGGTGCACTTAAAAAGGAAGACTTCATTACCTACTACCTGGGATCAGTTGCCAGAAAAATACTACGAAAAGCTGACTGCTCGGTGTTAATGATAACCGAACCTTCCGCTGAAAGCAACCCCTTTGAAAGGATTGTAGTACATGCTGAAAACAGTCCTTATGCCATAGATGCCATAAAGGCCGGTGTGTATGTTGGAAAATTGCAGAAAGCTAAGCAGCTACATATAGTCCGCGAAATAAAGCTTTATGGTTTGGCAATGTCGGTAAGTGGCGAATTAACCGAGAATGAGCTATCGGAAACACGTAGAAATATGGTTAACGATGAGATACAAAACGTTGAAAAAATATTGGCTGATATGGACACTGAGGGGCTAAAAATCAATGTCAAGGTTATGTCTGGCAAATCTGGGTTTGAACTGGCCAAATTCTGTGCCCGGGTGGATGCCGATCTCCTGGTGGTTGGCTCTCCGCACCGTAAGCTGGGAATTTTTGACCGGATGTTCCCCCATGACCTTGAATATATATTCGCAGACCTGCCCTGCGATTTACTCATTTTACACCCAAGAAAAAAATAA
- a CDS encoding MGMT family protein, producing the protein MEPGNKDFFSNVYEVVKLIPEGRVTSYGAIAKYLGVKGSARMVGWAMNAAHNMEDVPAHRVVNREGLLTGKSHFSDPGKMQRLLESEDIKIENDKVVDFNTKFWDPSVELAI; encoded by the coding sequence ATGGAGCCCGGGAATAAGGATTTTTTTTCAAACGTGTATGAGGTTGTAAAACTTATACCTGAAGGAAGAGTAACCAGCTATGGAGCCATTGCCAAATACCTGGGCGTAAAAGGTAGTGCGCGTATGGTAGGTTGGGCCATGAATGCCGCACACAACATGGAGGACGTGCCGGCACACAGGGTGGTCAACCGTGAAGGTCTGCTTACAGGAAAGAGCCATTTTAGTGACCCTGGTAAAATGCAGCGACTGCTGGAATCTGAAGATATTAAGATCGAAAATGACAAAGTGGTAGATTTCAATACCAAATTTTGGGATCCCTCAGTAGAGCTGGCTATCTGA
- a CDS encoding sodium:solute symporter, translating into MTPTLVITVIAVYFALLITISFTTTRRSDSSTFFTANRQSPWYLVAFGMIGASLSGVTFISVPGWVADTQFSYMQMVLGYLLGYLVIATVLMPLYYRLNLISIYGYLEQRFGFWSYKTGAFYFLLSRVIGSSFRLFLVAGVLQIFLFDAWNVDFSVTVLVTIVLIWLYTFRGGIKTIVWTDTLQTLFMLSAVGIVIYLISQDLKLSLGDIPAVISESEYSQIFFWDWQTGKNFFKQFFAGAFIAIVMTGLDQDMMQKNLTCKNLGEAQKNMFWFSVILVFANLFFLSMGALLYMYANSNGIPLPERTDDLFPMLARDHFNVIAGIVFLLGIIAAAYSSADSALTALTTSFCVDFLNFKEHETTLELQHKQRNTRLMVHLGFSVVMFLVIILFKEINNEAVIKAVFTAAGYTYGPLLGLYSFGLFTKLQVRDYGVPVVCLLSPALSYWISENSEELLNGYKFGFEILIVNGGITFLGLLMLYKKRSRP; encoded by the coding sequence ATGACTCCTACTTTAGTAATAACTGTAATTGCTGTCTATTTTGCTCTGCTAATCACCATTTCTTTCACTACTACACGAAGAAGCGACTCGAGCACTTTCTTTACGGCCAACCGCCAGTCGCCCTGGTACTTAGTAGCATTTGGTATGATTGGCGCCTCATTGTCTGGTGTCACGTTCATCTCCGTACCGGGATGGGTTGCTGACACTCAATTTTCCTATATGCAAATGGTATTGGGATACCTGCTTGGCTATTTGGTGATTGCCACAGTATTGATGCCGCTGTACTACAGGTTAAATCTGATCTCTATTTACGGGTATCTTGAGCAACGTTTTGGGTTTTGGTCTTACAAAACAGGCGCATTCTATTTTCTACTTTCAAGGGTGATCGGATCTTCCTTCAGGCTTTTCCTCGTCGCTGGTGTTTTACAGATTTTCTTATTTGATGCCTGGAATGTGGATTTTTCCGTAACCGTACTGGTAACTATCGTGCTCATATGGCTTTATACTTTCCGCGGTGGCATAAAAACCATTGTATGGACAGATACGCTTCAGACTTTGTTTATGCTATCTGCAGTGGGCATAGTGATTTACCTCATCAGCCAGGATCTTAAACTGTCTCTTGGCGACATCCCGGCAGTGATCAGTGAAAGTGAGTATTCTCAAATATTCTTCTGGGACTGGCAAACAGGTAAAAACTTCTTTAAGCAATTTTTTGCCGGTGCTTTTATAGCCATTGTAATGACGGGACTGGATCAGGACATGATGCAAAAGAACCTGACTTGTAAAAATCTTGGGGAAGCCCAGAAAAATATGTTCTGGTTTTCGGTGATCCTGGTATTCGCCAACCTGTTTTTCCTGTCAATGGGGGCACTACTGTATATGTATGCCAACAGCAATGGCATACCTCTCCCTGAAAGAACAGATGACCTTTTCCCTATGTTGGCACGCGATCATTTCAATGTTATTGCCGGTATAGTCTTTCTATTGGGAATAATCGCGGCCGCTTATTCAAGCGCAGACTCAGCCCTCACAGCACTTACCACTTCATTTTGTGTAGACTTTCTTAATTTCAAAGAGCATGAAACTACTCTGGAGCTTCAGCATAAACAAAGAAACACAAGACTGATGGTACACCTGGGATTTTCAGTGGTTATGTTCCTGGTCATTATACTTTTTAAAGAAATAAATAATGAAGCTGTAATAAAAGCCGTATTTACCGCTGCCGGATATACCTACGGACCATTATTAGGGTTATATTCGTTTGGCTTATTTACAAAGCTTCAGGTCAGGGACTATGGTGTACCTGTTGTATGCCTTCTCTCTCCCGCTCTTTCTTACTGGATCAGTGAAAACTCGGAGGAACTTCTGAACGGTTATAAATTTGGCTTCGAAATCCTGATCGTGAACGGTGGGATCACCTTCCTTGGGTTATTGATGCTATATAAAAAAAGAAGCCGTCCCTAA
- a CDS encoding ATP-dependent Clp protease adaptor ClpS, with the protein MDFGYKEEELVEVLDDVADIKDLMVFNDDVNTFDHVIDTLVRVCNHSVEQAEQCAYIIHFRGKCSVKRGLLKTLKPMQEAICDEGIDARVV; encoded by the coding sequence ATGGATTTCGGATATAAAGAAGAAGAACTTGTTGAAGTTTTAGATGATGTTGCAGATATCAAGGACCTTATGGTGTTCAATGACGATGTGAATACATTTGATCATGTGATTGATACTTTGGTTCGTGTATGTAATCATTCTGTGGAGCAGGCTGAGCAATGTGCTTACATAATTCATTTTAGAGGCAAATGTTCAGTGAAGCGAGGCCTTCTGAAAACGCTCAAGCCCATGCAGGAGGCTATTTGCGATGAAGGTATCGATGCCCGCGTAGTGTAA
- the recR gene encoding recombination mediator RecR encodes MEYPSRLIENAVGEISKLPGIGKKTALRLVLHLLKEPEATTMELSEALTELRTKIKYCKDCHNISDEEICNICASHRRDRSLICVVEDTRDVLAIENTAQYSGLYHILGGVISPIEGIGPSELNIEQLLQRIESSRPEVKEVIFALSPTMEGDTTAFYLTKKLKEFGIKISTIARGIPIGGELEYTDEITLGRSILSRTAYQQD; translated from the coding sequence ATGGAATACCCCTCTAGATTAATTGAAAATGCGGTTGGAGAGATCTCGAAACTACCTGGGATAGGGAAGAAGACTGCTTTAAGACTTGTTTTACATTTGTTGAAAGAGCCCGAAGCCACTACCATGGAGCTTTCTGAGGCCCTTACTGAGCTGCGAACCAAGATCAAGTACTGCAAAGATTGTCACAATATTTCAGATGAGGAGATATGTAATATATGCGCGAGCCATAGAAGAGACCGGTCGCTCATATGTGTTGTGGAGGATACACGGGATGTTTTAGCCATTGAAAATACCGCTCAGTACAGCGGGCTTTACCATATTTTAGGAGGAGTGATCTCTCCCATTGAGGGTATAGGTCCTTCAGAGCTTAATATAGAGCAACTCCTGCAACGTATAGAAAGTAGCAGGCCAGAGGTTAAAGAAGTTATATTTGCGCTTAGCCCTACCATGGAAGGTGACACCACGGCCTTTTACCTTACCAAAAAGCTTAAAGAATTTGGTATAAAAATAAGCACCATTGCACGAGGTATACCTATTGGAGGAGAGTTGGAGTATACCGATGAAATTACCCTTGGGAGGAGTATCCTGAGCAGGACGGCCTACCAGCAGGATTGA
- a CDS encoding pyridoxal phosphate-dependent aminotransferase: MSELLTFQLSDRIMNLEESATLAMAAKAREFKAQGIDVISLSLGEPDFKTPKHIQEGAKRAIDEGKYFAYPPVPGYQDLREAIARKLKDENNIDYKAENIVVSNGAKQSIANVMLALLNPGDEVVVFSPYWVSYSALIELAEGKPVFIKGGIENDFKATAQQLKDAITDKTKAVIYSSPCNPTGSVFTRKELEDIAEVIKQHDNLIIIADEIYEHINYTEDKVSIASLPGMVDRTVTVNGFAKGFAMTGWRVGYIGAPLWLAKGCNKVQGQITSANCSIAQRAALTALTSDLGPTREMTRAYDERRQLVYELLQDIPGIKTNMPKGAFYFFPDVSAYFGKSAGELKINNGSDLCMYILEKAHVSLVTGEAFGDPDCVRLSYAASEQELREALKRIKEALSELS; the protein is encoded by the coding sequence ATGAGTGAATTATTGACCTTCCAATTATCAGATCGTATTATGAATCTGGAAGAGTCCGCCACACTCGCGATGGCGGCAAAGGCCCGTGAATTTAAGGCCCAGGGTATTGATGTTATAAGTCTTAGCCTCGGAGAACCCGATTTTAAGACCCCTAAACATATACAAGAGGGAGCCAAACGGGCTATTGATGAAGGTAAATATTTTGCCTACCCTCCGGTGCCGGGTTATCAGGATTTAAGGGAAGCAATAGCCAGGAAGCTAAAGGATGAAAATAATATAGACTACAAAGCTGAGAACATTGTAGTTTCCAATGGAGCGAAGCAATCTATTGCCAATGTGATGTTGGCTTTGCTTAACCCCGGAGATGAGGTTGTAGTTTTTTCTCCTTACTGGGTGAGTTATTCAGCGCTTATTGAGCTGGCAGAAGGAAAGCCGGTATTTATCAAAGGAGGTATAGAAAATGACTTCAAGGCGACGGCCCAACAATTGAAAGACGCTATTACCGATAAAACAAAAGCTGTAATATATTCTTCCCCCTGTAATCCTACAGGTTCTGTATTTACCAGAAAAGAATTGGAAGATATTGCCGAAGTGATTAAGCAACATGATAATCTCATAATTATTGCCGATGAAATATATGAGCATATCAACTATACCGAAGATAAAGTGAGCATAGCTTCACTCCCTGGGATGGTAGATCGTACCGTAACCGTGAATGGCTTTGCAAAAGGCTTTGCCATGACAGGGTGGAGAGTTGGTTATATCGGTGCGCCACTATGGCTGGCTAAGGGCTGTAATAAAGTGCAGGGACAGATCACATCTGCTAACTGCTCCATTGCTCAAAGGGCTGCACTTACAGCATTAACCAGTGATCTTGGCCCGACCAGGGAGATGACCAGGGCTTACGACGAAAGAAGACAATTAGTATATGAACTTCTACAGGATATCCCGGGTATCAAAACTAATATGCCTAAGGGAGCATTCTATTTCTTTCCTGATGTGAGTGCTTATTTTGGTAAATCTGCCGGAGAGCTGAAAATCAACAATGGCAGTGACCTGTGTATGTATATTCTTGAGAAGGCTCATGTTTCGCTGGTTACCGGAGAGGCTTTTGGAGACCCTGACTGTGTAAGGTTATCATACGCCGCATCAGAGCAGGAACTGAGAGAGGCGTTGAAACGAATAAAAGAAGCCTTAAGTGAACTGTCTTAA